The Thermothielavioides terrestris NRRL 8126 chromosome 2, complete sequence genome includes a region encoding these proteins:
- a CDS encoding uncharacterized protein (Contains conserved domain PRK10905[PRK10905]), with the protein MVCDQTALPFRYPTPDTPSPSSGENLPNGPSPLVPAKQNPQAAQKPAKLAKPKKQSPITPNDDRQTHTPPKARLEVILPTKSQLEAAAALNKVSVTESQTNTPVTVAPTGSHTYSLQPAPNLPTPSPVEAGPGLASATQAPSASQKSAIAIELPGTTTFNKSEYQIVPDEPDEPVNLSIKKRKRDELDGDDIYGESLDMRQRADAALSELRLFLHHTFQAEDHARAQQSGNDVVMLVGDNEATLTAAAQSKAQTLLAKTISLNCYRKVPVDHLLRLLRLSDGALRQVESLDFKVDESWGAGEVDQWLEQLPVLETAMRAARTSLRLMCGGREEKQLYPEDMIEQCLNLCKRLIDGVVIPIVELRSTQNTSELFRAISSSKKKIASLLTDCQKLFSLMATLISKVDTSDTVTNTLEFAASRLIFMETANAERDSVIDTQKFDGLRSVAMDMLSQIFLLNPSQRQGIFDEILTSLEKLPLGRRARTFKLVDGSSIQPVSALIMRLVQTSAGRVDERKVGSRRSGMLTDDGDEVSGDRKPAALESFTIQGEDHAATQHSTAIQELDGTATPLLDIAKANASYVIKFIVNRALKSTKSGDTPYRNLLDLFVEDFTTCLDNPDWPAAELLLRLLMVMMVNLVENDKSGVPAKNMALELLGIMGAAISKLRGHVRKVASALDARDADELGMFLSDLAASALELKSRPEHMVAWTGPYRATLEYLESRFSEDPHLASAISFIVSDWGTKVCACYDSFEDDYRERDQELGRLAYRLREMIRDRRWLSSEYSFRDVSPSQAKLSYSVILLRSQFCEAFSPILNILLNSMASDQPTVRSKSLKSINQVLETDPSILDGDSVVVQLILRCSNDSSTQVRDSALGLIGKCIGMRPALEEKMTETVVDRFSDAGPGVRKRAMKLAKDIYLRNGNKALRSAIANGLLHRIQDPEESVRDLARQLIEEIWFTPFQSGESSTASQISLSEHVSLMVQTVKRGNVATVLDKVLQTLLAPESKSAQASLDVCTRLVASMFELVDNVDSSDPSTPSGRDILQVLMIFAKAEASLFTFEQLRLLKPYITSIGSSEDLAVSRAVVVIYRRVLPRLSSAHAPFLADVRKELLPVVSKVTRALLDDVTACLWIISTLLETSEHLARLVLSSLTAIQKLRVLSQKDPLDQHKIRQFDRYSLIVGMAGKHCNLDSHLEMFKKSFPKWNGDTVSKLMVDVVVPFAGPSQPLDVRRAALDSVGLVCQASPRNYVSANVYTAFQQVFDDQTPVLETMILRSLKEFLFTEEKRSEQASEAPAINGAKPEKKRELTVIGGTNYDDVASATTHRFLKEITRIATSTQDDHAFLAVEVLASINRQGLVHPKETGVTFITLETSSNPRISELAFLEHKSLHTKHETVLEREYVKAIQSTFAYQRDIVKDPRGATTNPFTPKLHLLMEVLKISKSKNRQKFLEKFCAQVDFDVAKLDISEEIPPHVQYSRFIVENLAYFEYVTVGELHCIVSAMEKLVTSTGANVAQAIESEVFQVRMDAIEPTAPQPPPKPAMEPAISPDGQPQPPQPEAAPAEPATTIGLARLRQLTAGSIILLALWEVRTYLRRLYGLGTTNRRESKGKLQAKDLSKPPVKVQGITGDKVWEEIGALMTSLADRQRMMATCKALVELMSVDKEFLVPADEDDEMDVDMDEEGGFFESGDEDHALEGSPAAGGGRGRKRKSQGAGGAGAPKKRRSSSQPRKRGRPRKQSSEAQQQQQAQDADGAFDDEEWF; encoded by the coding sequence ATGGTTTGCGATCAGACTGCGCTGCCTTTTCGATACCCGACTCCCGATACGCCTTCGCCGTCCTCCGGAGAGAATCTACCGAATGGCCCAAGCCCCCTAGTCCCGGCGAAGCAGAATCCGCAAGCGGCCCAAAAACCTGCAAAGCTGGCGAAGCCGAAGAAGCAGAGCCCCATCACGCCCAACGATGATCGGCAAACCCATACACCCCCAAAGGCGCGGCTCGAGGTCATCTTGCCGACTAAGAGTCAGCTGGAAGCTGCAGCGGCGCTCAACAAGGTCTCTGTAACTGAGAGCCAGACGAACACACCGGTGACTGTCGCACCGACGGGATCCCACACGTATTCTCTGCAGCCGGCCCCGAATTTGCCAACTCCCAGCCCCGTCGAGGCGGGGCCAGGGCTTGCCTCCGCGACGCAAGCACCCTCGGCTTCCCAGAAGTCCGCCATCGCTATCGAGTTGCCCGGCACGACTACCTTCAACAAGAGCGAATATCAGATCGTCCCTGATGAGCCCGACGAGCCGGTGAACTTGTCAATAAAAAAGCGGAAACGTGACGAACTCGACGGCGATGACATTTACGGAGAGAGCTTGGACATGCGCCAGAGAGCAGATGCGGCTTTGAGTGAGCTGAGACTCTTCCTGCACCACACTTTCCAAGCCGAAGACCACGCTCGAGCGCAACAATCCGGAAATGACGTGGTCATGCTCGTCGGAGACAATGAAGCCACGttgacggccgccgcccaatCCAAGGCGCAAACACTCCTTGCGAAGACTATATCGCTGAATTGCTATCGCAAGGTTCCTGTTGATCATCTCCTccgtctcctccgcctctCTGACGGAGCGTTGAGACAAGTCGAGTCATTAGACTTCAAGGTTGACGAGTCATGGGGCGCAGGCGAAGTCGACCAGTGGCTGGAGCAACTCCCCGTTCTCGAAACCGCCATGCGCGCCGCCCGGACGTCGTTGAGGCTGATGTGTGGCGGCCGCGAAGAAAAGCAGCTCTACCCGGAAGATATGATCGAGCAGTGTCTCAACCTCTGCAAGCGGCTcatcgacggcgtcgtcatTCCAATCGTGGAACTGAGAAGCACTCAAAATACTTCCGAGCTTTTCAGAGCAATCTCGTCAAGCAAGAAGAAAATCGCATCCCTGCTTACAGACTGCCAGAAGCTCTTCTCGCTCATGGCGACTCTGATATCCAAGGTCGACACCTCGGACACCGTCACCAATACACTCGAGTTTGCCGCGTCGCGACTCATCTTCATGGAAACTGCCAACGCTGAGAGAGATTCCGTCATTGACACGCAAAAATTCGACGGGCTCCGTTCCGTCGCGATGGACATGCTGTCCCAGATCTTCCTCCTGAACCCCTCGCAGCGCCAGGGCATCTTTGACGAGATTCTCACCTCCTTAGAGAAACTTCCTCTGGGTAGACGTGCCCGGACGTTCAAGCTGGTCGACGGAAGCAGTATCCAGCCCGTCTCCGCCCTCATCATGCGCCTGGTGCAAACGAGCGCTGGCAGGGTTGATGAGCGGAAGGTGGGAAGTCGGAGAAGCGGCATGCTAACAGATGATGGGGACGAGGTGTCCGGTGATCGCAAGCCTGCCGCTCTAGAGTCATTTACTATCCAGGGCGAGGACCATGCCGCAACGCAACACTCAACCGCGATCCAAGAACTAGACGGTACCGCCACCCCTCTGCTAGATATCGCCAAAGCGAACGCCTCGTACGTCATCAAGTTCATCGTCAACCGCGCCCTCAAATCGACCAAGTCCGGCGACACACCCTACCGCAATCTTCTCGATTTGTTCGTCGAGGACTTCACAACATGCCTAGACAATCCGGATTGGCCGGCCGCTGAGTTGCTGCTCCGGCTGCTTATGGTCATGATGGTCAACCTAGTCGAAAACGATAAGTCCGGCGTTCCCGCAAAGAACATGGCACTGGAGCTATTGGGGATCATGGGTGCTGCAATTTCCAAGCTCCGCGGCCACGTCAGGAAAGTTGCGAGTGCTCTGGATGCGAGGGATGCGGATGAGCTCGGCATGTTCCTTTCTGACCTTGCCGCCTCCGCGCTGGAGCTTAAGTCGCGTCCGGAGCACATGGTGGCTTGGACCGGCCCCTACCGCGCCACTTTAGAATATCTCGAGAGCCGCTTCTCTGAGGATCCACACCTGGCGAGCGCCATCTCCTTCATCGTCTCCGATTGGGGAACAAAAGTGTGCGCCTGCTACGACTCTTTCGAGGACGACTATCGGGAACGGGATCAAGAACTGGGCAGGCTGGCCTACCGGCTGAGAGAGATGATTCGGGATCGCCGGTGGCTGTCCAGCGAGTACTCCTTCAGAGACGTCAGCCCCAGCCAGGCCAAGCTCTCCTATTCCGTCATTCTTCTACGGTCTCAGTTTTGCGAGGCCTTCAGTCCCATCCTGAATATCCTCCTGAATTCGATGGCTAGTGACCAGCCGACAGTCAGGAGTAAGAGTCTGAAGAGCATCAACCAGGTGCTCGAGACCGATCCGTCGATTCTGGATGGCGACTCTGTCGTTGTTCAGCTGATCCTCCGGTGCTCCAACGATTCCTCGACGCAGGTCCGCGATTCAGCGCTGGGTCTTATTGGCAAATGCATCGGCATGCGGCCGGCACTGGAGGAGAAGATGACGGAGACTGTCGTTGACAGATTCTCCGACGCCGGGCCGGGAGTGCGGAAGCGAGCCATGAAGCTGGCGAAGGACATCTACCTCCGAAATGGTAACAAGGCCCTCCGGAGCGCCATCGCCAACGGCCTACTCCATCGCATTCAAGATCCAGAAGAGAGCGTCAGAGATCTGGCCCGCCAACTCATCGAGGAAATCTGGTTCACACCCTTTCAGAGTGGCGAATCTTCGACAGCCTCGCAGATCTCACTTTCAGAACACGTCTCTCTGATGGTGCAGACCGTCAAGCGAGGGAATGTCGCAACCGTGCTAGACAAGGTACTGCAGACTCTTCTTGCCCCCGAGTCTAAGTCGGCGCAGGCCTCCTTGGATGTGTGCACAAGGCTGGTTGCGAGCATGTTCGAGCTTGTCGACAACGTCGATTCCAGTGACCCATCGACTCCTTCCGGCCGGGATATCCTTCAGGTTCTGATGATCTTTGCCAAAGCCGAAGCCAGTCTCTTCACTTTTGAGCAGCTGCGTCTCCTGAAACCCTATATCACGAGCatcggcagcagcgaggaCTTGGCGGTATCGAGGGCGGTCGTGGTCATCTACCGCAGAGTCCTTCCTCGGCTCTCGAGTGCACACGCCCCGTTCCTCGCAGACGTACGCAAGGAGCTGCTGCCCGTTGTGTCCAAAGTCACGCGCGCCCTCCTTGACGACGTCACGGCGTGCCTATGGATTATCAGCACGCTGCTGGAGACCTCGGAACATCTTGCCAGGCTGGTGCTGTCGAGTCTGACAGCTATCCAGAAGCTGCGAGTCTTGAGCCAGAAGGACCCTCTTGACCAGCACAAGATTCGTCAGTTCGACCGATACTCGCTCATTGTGGGCATGGCCGGTAAGCACTGCAATCTCGACAGCCACCTGGAGATGTTCAAGAAGAGCTTCCCGAAGTGGAACGGAGATACTGTCTCAAAGCTCATGGTCGATGTCGTGGTGCCTTTCGCGGGACCCTCACAGCCGCTGGACGTCAGGAGAGCTGCGCTGGACTCGGTTGGGCTCGTCTGCCAGGCGTCGCCCCGCAACTACGTGTCCGCCAACGTCTACACCGCATTCCAACAGGTCTTTGACGACCAGACGCCTGTCTTGGAGACGATGATCTTACGCTCTCTCAAGGAATTTCTCTTCACAGAGGAGAAACGCTCTGAACAAGCCTCTGAGGCGCCTGCTATCAACGGCGCCAAGCCCGAGAAAAAGCGCGAGCTGACCGTGATCGGGGGCACCAACTACGACGACGTGGCGAGCGCCACAACGCATCGGTTTCTGAAGGAGATTACCCGCATTGCCACCTCCACTCAGGACGACCATGCCTTCCTCGCTGTCGAGGTGCTTGCCAGTATCAACCGGCAAGGACTCGTGCACCCCAAGGAGACGGGAGTGACGTTCATCACGCTGGAGACTTCGTCCAACCCGCGGATTTCGGAGCTTGCTTTCCTTGAGCACAAATCTCTCCATACCAAGCATGAGACCGTTCTCGAGCGCGAGTACGTCAAGGCGATCCAGTCGACCTTCGCGTATCAGCGGGACATTGTTAAGGATCCACGCGGCGCTACCACGAATCCCTTCACCCCCAAGCTCCATCTGCTGATGGAGGTGCTCAAGATCAGCAAATCAAAGAACCGCCAGAAGTTCCTCGAGAAATTCTGCGCCCAAGTGGACTTTGACGTCGCGAAGCTCGACATCTCCGAAGAAATCCCGCCGCACGTCCAGTACTCCCGCTTCATCGTGGAGAACCTCGCCTACTTCGAGTACGTCAccgtcggcgagctgcacTGCATCGTGTCCGCCATGGAAAAGCTTGTCACCTCCACCGGCGCCAACGTCGCGCAGGCCATCGAGTCCGAAGTCTTCCAGGTCCGCATGGACGCCATCGAACCTACAGCGCCGCAACCGCCCCCAAAACCTGCAATGGAACCTGCAATCTCCCCCGACGGAcagccccagccgccgcaacCCGAAGCCGCCCCAGCCGAGCCAGCCACCACCATCGGGCTTgcccgcctgcgccagcTCACTGCCGGCTCCATAATCCTCCTCGCGCTCTGGGAAGTCCGCACCTACCTGCGCCGCCTCTACGGCCTGGGCACCACCAACCGCCGCGAGAGCAAGGGCAAGCTGCAGGCCAAAGACCTTAGCAAGCCCCCCGTCAAGGTGCAGGGCATCACAGGCGACAAGGTCTGGGAGGAGATCGGCGCACTCATGACCTCCCTCGCCGACCGTCAGCGCATGATGGCGACGTGCAAGGCGTTGGTGGAGCTGATGAGTGTCGACAAGGAATTCCTTGTGCCGGCGGATGAGGATGACGAGATGGACGTCGACATGGATGAAGAGGGCGGCTTTTTTGAGAGCGGGGACGAGGATCACGCGCTTGAGGGCAGTCCCGCTGCCGGTGGTGGACGCGGCAGGAAGCGCAAGTCGCagggtgctggcggtgctggcgcgccgaagaagaggaggtcgagcTCGCAGCCGAGGAAGAGGGGCAGGCCGAGAAAGCAGAGCAGTGAGgcgcagcaacagcagcaggcgcaggatGCGGACGGTGCGTTCGATGACGAGGAGTGGTTCTGA